The Athene noctua chromosome 13, bAthNoc1.hap1.1, whole genome shotgun sequence genome has a segment encoding these proteins:
- the PPCDC gene encoding phosphopantothenoylcysteine decarboxylase yields the protein MEPFSPPEPGFPAEKSSSVPQNIYRVLVGVTGSVAALKLPLLIAELLKITGLEVKVVTTERAKHFYNAQEIPVTLYSDEDEWQLWKSRSDPVLHIELRRWADLMLVAPLDANTLAKLANGICDNLLTCVIRAWDLSKPLLFCPAMNTAMWEHPITAQQVEQLKGFGYTEIPCVVKKLVCGDEGQGAMAEVWTIVESVKRILEERDLPTQS from the exons ATGGAGCCCTTCTCTCCACCAGAACCAGGGTTTCCTGCGGAAAAGAGCTCATCTGTGCCACAGAATATATACCGTGTCTTGGTGGGTGTGACTGGAAGTGTGGCTGCTCTGAAGCTGCCTCTCCTCATTGCCGAATTGTTGAAAATCACTGGG CTCGAAGTGAAGGTGGTCACTACTGAGAGAGCAAAGCATTTCTACAATGCCCAGGAGATTCCTGTCACGCTCTACAGCGATGAGGATGAGTGGCAG CTGTGGAAAAGTCGTTCAGACCCAGTCCTGCACATCGAGCTCAGACGGTGGGCTGACCTTATGTTGGTGGCACCTCTTGATGCAAACACCCTGGCAAAGCTCGCAAATGGCATCTGCGACAACCTGCTG ACTTGTGTCATCCGTGCTTGGGATCTGAGCAaacctctgctcttctgcccagcTATGAACACGGCCATGTGGGAGCATCCCATCACAGCTCAGCAGGTGGAGCAGCTGAAAGGCTTTGGCTACACAGAGATCCCCTGTGTGGTGAAAAAACTGGTGTGTGGAGATGAAG GTCAAGGTGCCATGGCAGAAGTGTGGACCATTGTGGAGAGCGTGAAAAGGATCCTTGAGGAACGGGACTTGCCAACACAGAGCTGA